A single genomic interval of Cupriavidus necator harbors:
- a CDS encoding helix-turn-helix domain-containing protein has product MFQVIAPCAALAPYVNGYWFVEDLAGVYAGRRIVTCPYPGSVLSINFGRPNAMEGGPTVPQVSLLGFQSTSRQWRSWPDTYFVMAMLSGAGLARLFPGIGPDCKDQLLDLAGYLGDGATHALSADLSAAWTPARVACQLDAWLLRRMTAIRPAAELATIRAAHALLRQGRQVQEVASLTAVNRRQLNRWFERHLGVGPKQLMDLERLQSSIQAVQRGAGDALSGYSDQPHQIRSWRRRLAQTPGDYARNGPSPLAEYFGLLPDDAPAFYL; this is encoded by the coding sequence ATGTTCCAGGTGATTGCTCCTTGCGCCGCCCTGGCGCCCTACGTCAACGGCTACTGGTTCGTCGAGGACCTGGCGGGTGTTTACGCGGGCAGGCGGATCGTGACCTGCCCGTACCCGGGGTCGGTGCTCTCGATCAACTTCGGACGCCCGAACGCGATGGAGGGCGGCCCGACCGTGCCGCAGGTGTCGCTGCTGGGCTTCCAGTCGACCAGCCGGCAATGGCGGTCGTGGCCGGACACCTATTTCGTCATGGCGATGCTGAGTGGCGCGGGCCTGGCGCGGCTGTTCCCCGGCATCGGGCCGGACTGCAAGGATCAGCTGCTGGACCTGGCCGGATACCTTGGCGATGGCGCGACCCATGCGCTCAGCGCCGACCTGAGCGCCGCCTGGACCCCGGCGAGGGTTGCCTGCCAGCTGGACGCGTGGTTGCTGCGACGCATGACGGCTATCCGGCCGGCTGCGGAACTGGCGACGATCAGGGCGGCGCATGCGCTGCTGCGCCAGGGACGGCAAGTGCAGGAAGTCGCCAGCCTGACCGCCGTCAACCGGCGCCAGCTGAACCGCTGGTTCGAGCGGCACCTTGGCGTTGGCCCCAAGCAGTTGATGGACCTGGAGCGACTGCAGTCCAGCATCCAGGCGGTGCAGCGCGGCGCGGGCGACGCGCTGTCAGGCTATAGCGATCAGCCACATCAGATACGGAGCTGGCGGCGGCGCCTGGCCCAGACGCCGGGCGACTATGCGCGCAACGGGCCATCGCCGCTCGCCGAGTACTTCGGACTCCTGCCAGACGATGCCCCGGCCTTCTATCTCTGA
- a CDS encoding LysR family transcriptional regulator, translating into MEDVLDRKRALCLLQIIETGTVRGAAEVLELDPSVVSRAVAKLEQETGLTLLERRGRGVVATDAGRLLALFARRQQDLNDTFLAEVNNLKNARRGHVELVFGEGFVDLVLEPVLQGFLRKHPDVSCSIQVAGTDETVRHILEDLAHVGFVFQPPDDVRLRSHYSRLSPIRVHVRKDHPLARKRRALTLADLAPHQGAALTESFGVRKHIQAAELDEHVTLKPMLVTNSFKVLWEYAAMGLGYIMTARSVALKEPQFRQLVSLPLANPILNNSRIHIITRTGRHLSPVADSLLRHVVKAFPLV; encoded by the coding sequence ATGGAAGATGTGCTGGACCGCAAGCGGGCGCTGTGCTTGCTGCAGATCATCGAGACCGGCACGGTGCGCGGCGCGGCCGAGGTGCTTGAGCTGGACCCGTCCGTAGTGAGCCGCGCCGTGGCGAAACTGGAGCAGGAAACCGGGCTGACTTTGCTTGAGCGGCGCGGCCGGGGTGTTGTCGCCACCGATGCCGGGCGCCTGCTGGCGCTGTTTGCCCGGCGCCAGCAGGACCTGAACGATACCTTCCTGGCCGAGGTCAACAACCTGAAGAATGCGCGGCGCGGCCACGTGGAGCTGGTCTTTGGCGAAGGCTTCGTCGACCTGGTGCTGGAGCCCGTGCTGCAGGGCTTCCTGCGCAAGCATCCCGACGTGAGCTGCAGCATCCAGGTGGCCGGCACCGATGAAACGGTCCGGCATATCCTGGAGGACCTGGCGCATGTCGGCTTCGTCTTTCAGCCGCCCGACGATGTGCGCCTGCGCTCGCACTATTCACGGCTGTCGCCGATCCGCGTGCATGTGCGTAAAGACCACCCGCTGGCGCGCAAGCGCCGCGCACTGACGCTGGCGGATCTGGCGCCGCACCAGGGAGCGGCGCTGACGGAATCGTTTGGTGTGCGCAAGCATATCCAGGCGGCGGAGCTGGACGAGCACGTCACCCTGAAGCCGATGCTTGTCACCAACTCGTTCAAGGTGCTGTGGGAATATGCAGCGATGGGGCTGGGCTACATCATGACGGCACGCTCGGTGGCGCTGAAGGAGCCGCAGTTCAGGCAACTGGTGTCGCTGCCGCTGGCAAATCCCATCCTGAACAACAGCCGCATCCACATCATCACCCGGACCGGCCGGCACCTGTCCCCGGTGGCCGACAGCCTGCTGCGGCATGTGGTGAAGGCGTTCCCGCTGGTCTGA
- a CDS encoding tripartite tricarboxylate transporter substrate binding protein gives MASLNRRRFLQYAGVSAGTSVLASLPAFAADNFPAKSLSLVVPYPAGGASDTSARIFGESISKSVGQQVVVENYGGGTGLIGANKVLGAPADGYTFFHGSINEVFLAPMLNPAARYKPQDFQLAAPISDANIVLMVRNGIAVDTLDNFLDYAKKSKGKPLTYATVGIDSIYHLMGDALAARLGVPFLHVPYKGGAPALQGLAGGEVDFAILPYQSSFDSMQQQGRLKVLSSFAKALPPALKHIPLISQSRLVPDFEYSIGGGYFVRQGTPASRVAVLRKAIGEALAKPEIRAKLEAEGRTVAQPINSQEQANQVFDQYLGRVTQLIRNVGRKTNAS, from the coding sequence ATGGCTTCACTGAACCGCCGCCGCTTCCTTCAATATGCCGGTGTTTCCGCCGGCACCTCCGTGCTGGCCAGCCTGCCGGCCTTTGCCGCAGACAACTTCCCCGCCAAGTCGCTGTCCCTGGTGGTCCCCTACCCGGCCGGCGGTGCCAGCGACACTTCGGCGCGCATCTTCGGGGAATCCATCAGCAAGAGCGTCGGGCAGCAGGTGGTCGTCGAGAACTACGGCGGCGGCACCGGGCTGATCGGCGCCAACAAGGTGCTGGGCGCACCGGCCGATGGCTACACCTTCTTCCACGGCTCGATCAACGAGGTCTTCCTGGCTCCCATGCTCAACCCGGCGGCGCGCTACAAGCCGCAGGACTTCCAGCTGGCCGCGCCCATCAGCGACGCCAACATCGTGCTGATGGTCAGGAACGGCATTGCCGTGGATACCCTGGACAATTTCCTGGACTATGCGAAGAAAAGCAAGGGGAAACCGCTGACCTACGCCACGGTCGGCATCGACTCCATCTATCACCTCATGGGCGATGCGCTGGCTGCCCGGCTCGGCGTGCCCTTCCTGCACGTGCCGTACAAGGGCGGCGCTCCAGCGCTGCAAGGCCTTGCCGGCGGGGAGGTCGACTTTGCCATCCTGCCCTACCAATCCAGTTTCGACAGCATGCAGCAACAGGGCCGGCTGAAGGTGCTGAGCAGCTTCGCCAAGGCCCTGCCCCCGGCGCTCAAGCATATTCCGCTGATCTCGCAAAGCCGGCTGGTGCCCGACTTCGAGTACTCGATCGGCGGCGGCTACTTCGTCAGGCAGGGCACGCCCGCTAGCCGGGTGGCAGTGCTGCGCAAGGCGATTGGCGAAGCCCTGGCCAAGCCCGAGATCCGGGCCAAGCTCGAAGCCGAGGGACGTACGGTCGCACAGCCGATCAACAGCCAGGAGCAGGCGAATCAGGTCTTCGACCAGTACCTGGGACGTGTCACGCAACTGATCCGGAACGTGGGCCGCAAGACCAACGCGTCCTGA
- a CDS encoding M20 aminoacylase family protein: MNQAPLAELHQSIQTLSPEFVEIRRKIHAHPELAFEERQTSDLVAGRLAAWGYEVHRGMGTTGVVGRLRKGQGSKALGIRADMDALPIQEKTGLDYASTIAGKMHACGHDGHTAILLCAARYLSESVNFNGTLNLIFQPAEENEGGALRMLDDGLFEQFPCDEIYALHNSPGLPVGQIGVIAGPAMASFDRATVTLRGRGAHGAMPHHGIDAMQCAASIVLGLQSIVSREIDALKSAVITVGSIQAGTTYNVVPDSATIKIGVRTLDPQVRTLVEARISEFVAAQAQSFRLQSEVIYERKYPVLVNHDAQTERARQAAIRLVGADNVVERPPVMGSEDFAYMLEHRPGAYIRLGNGLGEDGGCMVHNPLYDFNDKALPVGAAFWAHLTQSYLV; this comes from the coding sequence ATGAACCAGGCCCCGCTTGCCGAACTGCACCAATCCATCCAGACCCTGTCGCCGGAGTTCGTTGAGATCCGCCGAAAGATCCATGCGCACCCCGAACTGGCCTTTGAAGAGCGCCAGACCAGCGACCTGGTCGCCGGACGGCTGGCGGCATGGGGCTACGAGGTGCATCGCGGCATGGGCACCACCGGCGTCGTGGGCAGGCTAAGGAAGGGGCAAGGCAGCAAGGCGCTGGGCATCCGCGCCGACATGGACGCGCTGCCGATTCAGGAAAAGACCGGCCTTGACTACGCCAGCACCATCGCCGGCAAGATGCACGCCTGCGGCCATGACGGGCACACGGCGATCCTGCTGTGTGCCGCCAGGTACCTGTCCGAGTCCGTTAATTTCAATGGCACGCTCAACCTGATCTTCCAGCCGGCCGAGGAGAACGAAGGCGGTGCGCTGCGCATGCTGGACGATGGGCTGTTCGAGCAATTCCCCTGCGACGAAATCTATGCGCTGCACAATTCCCCGGGGCTGCCGGTCGGCCAGATCGGGGTCATCGCCGGCCCTGCCATGGCCTCGTTCGACCGCGCCACGGTCACGCTGCGCGGCCGCGGCGCCCATGGCGCCATGCCTCATCATGGCATCGACGCCATGCAGTGCGCCGCCAGCATCGTGCTTGGACTGCAATCGATCGTCAGCCGCGAGATCGATGCGCTCAAGTCCGCGGTCATTACCGTAGGCTCCATCCAGGCTGGCACCACCTACAACGTCGTGCCCGACAGCGCAACGATCAAGATCGGCGTGCGCACGCTGGACCCGCAGGTGCGTACGCTGGTCGAAGCGCGCATCAGCGAATTTGTCGCCGCACAGGCCCAGAGCTTCCGGCTGCAATCCGAGGTCATCTACGAACGCAAGTACCCGGTACTGGTCAACCACGACGCGCAGACCGAGCGCGCGCGCCAGGCCGCGATCCGGCTGGTGGGCGCGGACAACGTGGTCGAGCGCCCGCCGGTGATGGGCAGCGAAGACTTCGCCTACATGCTGGAGCACCGGCCCGGTGCCTACATCCGGCTCGGCAACGGCCTGGGCGAGGATGGTGGTTGCATGGTCCACAACCCCCTGTACGACTTCAATGACAAGGCCCTGCCTGTCGGCGCCGCATTCTGGGCGCACCTGACGCAAAGCTATCTGGTTTGA
- a CDS encoding methionine ABC transporter ATP-binding protein, whose amino-acid sequence MHAVLPLRESAPHIVFAGIGKTYAGAGAPALADISFTIGRGERFGIIGRSGAGKSTLLRTINMLERPDTGHVRIDGTDIGLLDENGLVTLRRRIGMIFQHFNLLSAKTVFDNVALPLRVAGVPRHEIAVRVMELLDLVGLTDKARAYPVMQSGGQKQRVGIARALVHRPEILLCDEATSALDPETTEQILALLRDINQRLGLTVVLITHDMAVISEACDRVLVLDHGHVIEHGPVWKVFAEPHAEATIALLRPLRHRMAAVPDTTRQETAHRAAANG is encoded by the coding sequence ATGCACGCTGTCCTACCGTTGCGCGAATCCGCGCCGCATATCGTGTTCGCGGGGATCGGCAAGACCTACGCGGGGGCAGGCGCCCCCGCGCTGGCCGATATTTCCTTCACCATTGGCCGCGGCGAGCGCTTCGGCATCATCGGACGCAGCGGCGCCGGCAAGTCGACGCTGCTGCGTACCATCAACATGCTGGAGCGTCCCGACACCGGCCACGTCCGCATCGACGGCACCGATATCGGCCTGCTGGACGAGAACGGGCTGGTGACGCTGCGGCGCCGGATCGGCATGATCTTCCAGCACTTCAACCTGCTGTCGGCCAAGACCGTATTCGACAACGTCGCGCTGCCGCTGCGCGTGGCGGGTGTGCCGCGCCACGAGATCGCGGTCCGTGTGATGGAGCTGCTGGACCTGGTCGGGCTGACCGACAAGGCGCGCGCCTATCCCGTGATGCAGTCCGGCGGGCAGAAGCAGCGCGTGGGCATCGCCCGTGCGCTGGTGCACCGGCCCGAGATCCTGCTGTGCGATGAGGCCACTTCCGCGCTGGACCCGGAGACCACTGAACAGATCCTGGCGCTGCTGCGCGACATCAACCAGCGGCTGGGGCTGACCGTGGTGCTGATCACGCACGACATGGCGGTGATCAGTGAAGCCTGCGACCGCGTGCTGGTGCTCGACCACGGCCACGTCATCGAGCATGGCCCCGTCTGGAAGGTGTTTGCCGAGCCGCACGCGGAAGCCACCATCGCGCTGCTGCGGCCATTGCGGCACCGCATGGCCGCCGTGCCGGACACAACCAGACAGGAGACTGCACATCGTGCTGCTGCCAATGGCTGA
- a CDS encoding dienelactone hydrolase family protein, giving the protein MDAGNLPLEQSLVEYTDGTTVFEGYVARPAGLAQRTPCVLLAHEWSGLNAAMRCCADRLAALGYICFAADVYGKGVRGDELGDNAHLMGPMMADRRLLRRRLLAGFDAATTFPGVDAKRMAALGYCFGGLCALDLARAAPPNLLATVSFHGVLQPPRIGPQAPITSSILLLHGWEDPVAPPNDVLGIAGELTGAGADWQLHAYGHALHAFTFEGANLPDRGIAYDAAADRRSWAAMQAFLAERLAPGVSPKAAWPAS; this is encoded by the coding sequence ATGGACGCTGGGAATCTGCCGCTGGAACAATCGTTGGTCGAATACACGGATGGCACGACTGTCTTCGAAGGGTATGTAGCGCGGCCCGCCGGGCTGGCCCAACGCACGCCGTGCGTGCTGCTGGCCCACGAATGGAGCGGACTCAACGCCGCGATGCGCTGCTGCGCCGACCGGCTTGCGGCATTGGGCTACATCTGCTTTGCCGCAGACGTGTACGGCAAGGGCGTCCGTGGTGACGAGCTGGGAGACAACGCGCATCTCATGGGCCCGATGATGGCCGATCGCCGCTTGTTGCGCCGGCGCCTGCTGGCCGGGTTCGATGCGGCCACCACGTTTCCCGGGGTCGATGCGAAGCGGATGGCTGCGCTTGGGTATTGCTTCGGCGGCCTGTGCGCCCTGGACCTGGCGCGCGCGGCCCCGCCGAACCTGCTGGCTACCGTCAGCTTCCACGGGGTGCTTCAACCGCCGCGGATCGGCCCGCAAGCACCCATTACTTCCAGCATCCTGCTCCTGCATGGTTGGGAAGACCCGGTCGCGCCGCCGAACGATGTTCTCGGCATTGCAGGGGAGCTGACCGGCGCCGGCGCCGACTGGCAGCTGCATGCCTATGGCCATGCCCTGCATGCATTCACGTTCGAGGGGGCGAATCTTCCGGATCGTGGCATTGCCTATGATGCGGCGGCGGACCGCCGGTCCTGGGCGGCAATGCAGGCCTTCCTGGCGGAACGGCTTGCCCCGGGTGTGTCACCCAAGGCAGCCTGGCCGGCCAGCTAA
- a CDS encoding MetQ/NlpA family ABC transporter substrate-binding protein, giving the protein MTRRPFFATLALAALTALATLSIGNAHAQASDRPLKVGVRGGVDEEIWEVVTRVADKQGLKVQTIVITGTASPNEALNNGDLDANAFQHIPFLRDQVRQRGYKIVNVGDTLISPIAFYSRKVKSLEALPNGARIGIPNDPSNQTRALVILRDHGLVKLKDGFDPYTGTASLADITANPRKLEFVESASVVLPRALPDVDAAAIVNTFAYQAGLIATRDGIAVEKREHNPYVNVIAVREKDKGAPWVARLVKAYQSDEVRKFIQTKYQGSVIPAF; this is encoded by the coding sequence ATGACACGACGCCCTTTCTTTGCCACCCTCGCACTCGCCGCGCTGACGGCGCTTGCCACGCTCTCCATCGGCAACGCCCACGCGCAAGCCAGCGACCGGCCACTCAAGGTCGGCGTGCGCGGCGGGGTCGACGAAGAGATCTGGGAAGTGGTGACGCGCGTCGCCGACAAGCAGGGGCTGAAGGTGCAGACCATCGTCATCACCGGCACCGCCAGCCCCAACGAGGCCCTCAACAATGGCGACCTCGATGCCAATGCCTTCCAGCACATCCCGTTCCTGCGCGACCAGGTCCGGCAGCGGGGCTACAAGATCGTCAATGTCGGCGATACGCTGATCTCGCCGATCGCGTTCTATTCGCGCAAAGTCAAGTCGCTGGAGGCGCTGCCCAACGGCGCGCGCATCGGCATCCCGAACGACCCGAGCAACCAGACGCGCGCGCTGGTGATCCTGCGCGACCACGGGCTGGTCAAGCTCAAGGATGGTTTCGATCCCTATACCGGCACGGCGTCGCTGGCCGACATCACGGCCAACCCGAGGAAGCTGGAGTTCGTGGAAAGCGCCTCGGTGGTGCTGCCGCGCGCGCTGCCAGACGTCGATGCGGCCGCCATCGTCAATACCTTTGCGTACCAGGCCGGCCTGATCGCCACGCGCGACGGCATCGCGGTGGAAAAGAGGGAGCACAACCCGTACGTGAATGTGATTGCCGTGCGCGAGAAGGACAAGGGCGCGCCGTGGGTCGCGCGGCTGGTCAAGGCCTATCAGTCCGACGAGGTGCGCAAGTTCATCCAGACCAAATACCAGGGTTCCGTGATCCCTGCCTTCTGA
- a CDS encoding methionine ABC transporter permease, translating to MLLPMADKYFKALGETLLMTTSACAVVFAAGMVLALVLTMTAPGGLAPRPRLHRTLSVLVNMFRSIPFIILLVAMLPVTRMIVGTTMGTWAAVVPLSAHLIPFFARISQVALNEIDPGLVEAARAMGCRRWHIVRHVLLPEAMPAIIGGATVTVIAMIGSSAMAGAVGAGGLGDLAIRYGYERYETAVMFHVIAILVTLVTLVQFAGERLARRFDHRR from the coding sequence GTGCTGCTGCCAATGGCTGACAAGTATTTCAAGGCACTGGGCGAGACCCTGCTGATGACCACCAGCGCGTGCGCCGTGGTGTTCGCCGCCGGCATGGTGCTGGCCCTCGTGCTCACCATGACCGCTCCCGGCGGCCTGGCGCCGCGGCCGCGGCTGCACCGGACCTTGTCGGTGCTGGTGAACATGTTCCGCTCGATTCCCTTCATCATCCTGCTGGTCGCGATGCTTCCGGTGACGCGCATGATCGTCGGCACCACCATGGGCACGTGGGCGGCGGTGGTGCCGCTGAGCGCCCACCTGATACCGTTCTTCGCGCGCATCTCGCAGGTTGCACTCAATGAGATCGACCCGGGGCTTGTCGAGGCGGCCCGAGCCATGGGATGCCGCCGCTGGCATATCGTGCGCCACGTGCTGCTGCCGGAGGCGATGCCCGCGATCATCGGCGGCGCCACCGTGACCGTGATCGCCATGATCGGTTCGTCGGCGATGGCGGGCGCGGTCGGCGCCGGCGGGCTGGGTGATCTGGCGATCCGCTATGGCTACGAACGCTACGAGACCGCCGTGATGTTCCATGTGATCGCGATCCTGGTGACGCTGGTCACGCTGGTGCAGTTTGCCGGTGAACGGCTGGCGCGGCGGTTCGACCACCGGCGCTAG